Proteins found in one Flavobacterium channae genomic segment:
- a CDS encoding alpha/beta hydrolase — MKIKLILFVLMITSGLFAQRNPETIETKKLGTRTFTVVTPPSYASSPEKSYPTLLVLDGEYLLDPFEGILKYGAYWDDLPEMIIIAVNQNYGETRFADSEFDEAGFPSGSGANFFEFIGQELYPYVDKKYRTIPFRMVAGHDTTAGFLNFYLYKDNPIFNAYISLAPEMAPEMEKRVAERLAKITKPLFYYQATGEGDLKEINEKAAELDANIKAIPSPTFKYQNDAFKGASHYSLVAKAIPNAIYFIFDGYQPISMVEFQDKILKLDGGYTDYLIAKYDELEKRFGFKIKPRLSDFKAIEAAILKNKGYNDLLTLSDFANKHYPKTTLGTYHEALYYEKTGNYKRAIKTYQRAFTQEAIRELSKDFMLNRAEALKGKEDKPTEDVPAEAPAEETPTEEQKQE, encoded by the coding sequence ATGAAAATCAAATTAATCTTATTCGTTTTAATGATAACGTCTGGGCTATTTGCGCAACGTAATCCTGAAACTATCGAAACTAAAAAATTAGGAACTCGTACTTTTACAGTGGTTACGCCACCTTCATACGCTTCAAGTCCTGAAAAAAGCTATCCAACATTATTAGTTTTAGATGGCGAATATTTATTAGATCCTTTTGAAGGAATTTTAAAATATGGTGCATATTGGGATGATTTACCAGAAATGATTATCATCGCTGTTAATCAAAATTATGGCGAAACTCGTTTTGCTGATAGCGAATTTGATGAAGCAGGTTTCCCTTCAGGTTCTGGAGCAAACTTTTTTGAATTCATTGGACAAGAACTATATCCTTACGTTGATAAAAAATACAGAACTATTCCTTTTAGAATGGTTGCTGGTCATGACACTACAGCGGGATTCTTGAATTTCTATTTATACAAAGACAATCCAATTTTTAATGCTTATATTTCATTAGCTCCTGAAATGGCTCCTGAAATGGAAAAACGTGTTGCTGAACGCTTGGCAAAAATCACAAAGCCTCTTTTTTATTACCAAGCTACCGGTGAAGGTGATTTAAAAGAAATCAACGAAAAAGCTGCTGAATTAGATGCCAATATTAAAGCAATTCCTAGTCCAACTTTTAAATATCAAAACGATGCTTTCAAAGGAGCGTCACATTATTCATTAGTCGCTAAAGCAATCCCTAATGCCATCTATTTTATTTTTGATGGTTACCAACCAATTTCAATGGTAGAATTCCAAGATAAAATCTTAAAATTAGATGGCGGTTATACTGACTATCTTATTGCAAAATACGATGAATTAGAAAAAAGATTTGGATTCAAAATCAAACCAAGATTAAGCGATTTTAAAGCAATTGAAGCCGCTATTTTAAAGAACAAAGGATATAATGATTTACTTACTTTAAGTGATTTTGCCAACAAACATTATCCTAAGACTACTTTAGGAACATACCACGAAGCTTTGTATTACGAAAAAACAGGTAACTACAAAAGAGCAATTAAAACTTACCAAAGAGCATTTACTCAAGAAGCAATTCGTGAATTGTCAAAAGATTTTATGTTAAACAGAGCTGAAGCTTTAAAAGGTAAAGAAGACAAACCAACTGAAGATGTTCCGGCAGAAGCACCTGCTGAAGAAACACCAACAGAAGAACAAAAACAGGAATAA
- a CDS encoding lysylphosphatidylglycerol synthase transmembrane domain-containing protein, whose product MKTGIRKFLSITIPFLIGLGIIYYQYTTLTSEELEKIKISFIKADYFYIYLSLFIALFGYWSRAYRWKFALQHLGYKTKFHNDLLTVCVSYLVNLTIPRSGEVSRAALLKKYEDVPFDKAFGTIVAERIVDMLIFLLFVAIGFLSQFDTIYQYLIKNGVEFETLIWTGILGLVLFVVFILIWIYAEWKIILKLKQKLSGLIEGMQSILKMKDKWKYIFHSFFIWFSYLAMFYVTIFALPETSDISFDIVVMGFIFGTLAVGFTNGGLGAYPLAVASILSLYGISEGVGTAFGYLIWVSQTLLTIFLGLLSYLLLPILNKK is encoded by the coding sequence TTGAAAACGGGAATCCGAAAATTTCTAAGCATTACTATCCCATTTTTAATTGGGTTAGGAATTATTTATTATCAATATACTACGCTTACATCAGAAGAGTTAGAAAAAATCAAAATTAGTTTTATTAAGGCTGATTACTTCTATATCTATCTATCACTTTTCATTGCGCTTTTCGGATATTGGTCAAGAGCTTATCGCTGGAAATTTGCTTTACAACATTTAGGTTACAAAACTAAATTTCACAACGACTTACTTACTGTTTGTGTTTCCTATTTGGTAAACCTTACCATTCCGCGCTCAGGAGAAGTATCTAGAGCCGCGCTTTTAAAAAAATACGAAGATGTTCCTTTTGACAAAGCTTTTGGAACAATTGTAGCTGAACGAATTGTAGATATGTTGATTTTTTTACTTTTCGTTGCAATCGGATTTTTATCACAATTTGACACCATCTATCAGTACTTAATCAAAAACGGAGTAGAGTTTGAAACTCTAATTTGGACTGGAATATTAGGATTGGTTTTGTTTGTGGTTTTTATTTTAATTTGGATTTACGCCGAATGGAAAATCATCTTAAAATTAAAACAAAAACTTTCTGGATTAATCGAAGGCATGCAAAGTATCTTAAAAATGAAAGACAAATGGAAATACATTTTCCACTCTTTTTTTATTTGGTTTTCATATTTAGCTATGTTTTATGTTACCATTTTTGCATTACCTGAAACTTCAGATATTAGCTTTGATATTGTAGTAATGGGATTCATTTTCGGAACTCTAGCAGTCGGCTTTACTAACGGAGGTTTAGGCGCTTATCCATTAGCTGTAGCATCTATTTTAAGTCTTTACGGAATATCGGAAGGTGTTGGAACTGCATTTGGTTATTTAATCTGGGTTTCTCAAACTCTTTTAACCATTTTCTTAGGATTATTATCTTATTTACTCTTACCTATTTTAAATAAAAAATAA
- a CDS encoding glycogen/starch synthase: protein MEDKRILYVSSEVVPYLAENEVSIQSYEMPKMINDLGGQIRIFMPRYGNINERRHQLHEVIRLSGMNLVVNDMDMPLIIKVASIPKERIQVYFIDNDEYFKRKATFSDEEGVLYPDNDERAIFFAKGVVETVKKLNWVPDVIHVHGWMAAMLPVYLKHYYKDEGIFAETKIISSVYDQGFEGELDKEFINKVLFDNISKDAVSDLESPTYENIMKVSIMHSDAVVVGSEALSPTLTKFIESSNKPFLPFASKDTIKEVYTSFIKNHVL from the coding sequence ATGGAAGACAAGAGGATATTGTATGTATCATCTGAAGTGGTGCCTTATTTAGCGGAAAACGAAGTATCAATACAATCGTATGAAATGCCTAAAATGATTAATGATTTAGGAGGTCAAATACGAATTTTTATGCCTAGATATGGTAATATCAATGAAAGAAGACACCAATTACATGAAGTTATCCGTTTGTCAGGGATGAATTTAGTGGTAAACGATATGGATATGCCACTAATTATAAAAGTAGCTTCAATCCCAAAAGAAAGAATTCAGGTTTACTTTATTGATAACGACGAGTATTTTAAGAGAAAAGCAACTTTTTCTGACGAAGAAGGTGTTTTGTATCCAGATAATGATGAAAGAGCTATTTTCTTTGCAAAAGGAGTAGTTGAAACTGTAAAGAAACTAAATTGGGTTCCAGATGTTATTCATGTTCATGGTTGGATGGCTGCTATGTTGCCGGTCTATTTAAAACATTATTACAAAGATGAAGGTATTTTTGCTGAAACAAAAATTATTTCATCAGTTTACGACCAAGGATTTGAAGGAGAATTAGATAAAGAATTCATCAATAAAGTTTTATTTGACAACATAAGTAAAGATGCTGTTTCTGATTTGGAATCGCCTACTTATGAAAACATAATGAAAGTTTCTATAATGCATTCAGATGCAGTTGTAGTGGGCTCTGAAGCCTTGTCTCCAACTTTAACAAAATTTATAGAAAGTTCAAACAAACCTTTTTTACCTTTCGCCTCTAAAGACACAATTAAAGAAGTGTATACTTCATTTATTAAAAATCACGTATTATAA
- the glmS gene encoding glutamine--fructose-6-phosphate transaminase (isomerizing) — translation MCGIVGYIGHRDAYPVIIKGLHRLEYRGYDSAGIVLYDGKDLKLSKTKGKVSDLEAKAESEKTTIGKIGMGHTRWATHGVPNDVNSHPHFSNSGKLVIIHNGIIENYEPLKQELIKRGYTFKSDTDTEVLVNLIEEVKKNENCKLGKAVQVALNQVVGAYAIAVIDVENPDEIVAARLGSPLAIGIGNDEFFIASDATPFIEYTSNAIYLEDEEMAIVRLHKPLKVRKIKDDSLVDPYIQELQLNLEQIEKGGYDHFMMKEIYEQPNVIKDTYRGRLLANQGIVQMSGVEDNLEKFLNANRILIVACGTSWHAGLVAEYIIEEFSRIPVEVEYASEFRYRNPIINKDDVVIAISQSGETADTLAAIKLAKENGAFVFGVCNVVGSSISRETHAGAYTHAGPEIGVASTKAFTTQITILTLLALRLAKAKGTLTNSSYQRYLLELEIMPEKVEEALLTNEVAKQIAEIYKDATNCLYLGRGYNFPVALEGALKLKEISYIHAEGYPAAEMKHGPIALIDEQMPVIVIAPNKGHYDKVVSNIQEIKSRSGKIIAVVTKGDVQVKALADHVIEIPETNEVFTPLLTTIPLQLLSYHIAVLRGCNVDQPRNLAKSVTVE, via the coding sequence ATGTGTGGAATTGTAGGTTATATTGGACATAGAGATGCGTATCCTGTAATTATAAAAGGATTACACAGACTTGAATATAGAGGTTATGATAGTGCCGGAATCGTTCTTTATGATGGGAAAGATTTAAAATTATCAAAAACTAAAGGTAAAGTTTCGGATTTAGAAGCTAAAGCTGAGTCTGAGAAAACTACAATCGGAAAAATAGGAATGGGTCATACACGTTGGGCTACTCATGGTGTGCCTAACGATGTGAATTCACATCCGCATTTTTCTAATTCAGGTAAATTGGTGATAATACATAATGGTATTATTGAGAATTATGAGCCTTTGAAGCAAGAATTAATTAAAAGAGGTTACACTTTTAAATCAGATACTGATACGGAAGTATTGGTTAATTTGATTGAAGAAGTAAAGAAAAACGAGAATTGTAAACTTGGAAAAGCTGTTCAGGTAGCTTTAAATCAAGTTGTTGGTGCTTATGCTATTGCTGTTATCGATGTTGAAAATCCAGACGAAATAGTAGCAGCTCGATTAGGTAGTCCTTTAGCAATAGGCATAGGTAATGATGAGTTTTTTATTGCTTCAGATGCAACTCCTTTTATTGAATATACTTCAAATGCAATTTATTTAGAAGATGAAGAAATGGCTATTGTAAGACTACACAAGCCATTAAAAGTTAGAAAAATTAAAGATGATTCTTTGGTTGATCCTTATATTCAAGAACTTCAGTTAAACTTGGAGCAAATTGAAAAAGGAGGTTACGATCATTTCATGATGAAAGAAATCTATGAGCAACCAAATGTAATTAAAGATACTTATAGAGGAAGACTTTTGGCAAATCAAGGAATTGTTCAAATGTCAGGTGTTGAGGATAATTTAGAAAAATTCTTAAATGCCAATAGAATTTTAATTGTAGCTTGTGGAACTTCTTGGCATGCTGGTTTAGTAGCTGAATATATTATTGAAGAATTTTCGAGAATTCCTGTTGAAGTTGAATATGCATCTGAGTTTAGATATAGAAATCCTATTATTAATAAAGATGATGTTGTAATTGCAATTTCACAATCTGGTGAAACGGCAGATACATTAGCTGCTATTAAATTGGCAAAAGAAAATGGTGCTTTTGTTTTTGGAGTTTGTAATGTTGTCGGTTCTTCTATTTCTCGTGAAACTCATGCAGGCGCATATACGCACGCTGGTCCAGAAATTGGAGTAGCTTCAACAAAAGCATTTACAACTCAAATTACAATCCTTACTTTGTTGGCACTTCGTTTAGCTAAAGCAAAAGGGACTCTTACTAATTCAAGTTACCAACGTTATTTGTTAGAGCTAGAAATCATGCCTGAGAAAGTTGAAGAGGCTTTATTGACGAATGAGGTTGCAAAACAAATTGCAGAAATATATAAGGATGCAACAAATTGTTTGTATTTAGGTAGAGGTTATAATTTCCCTGTTGCTTTAGAAGGTGCTTTGAAATTAAAAGAGATATCTTATATTCATGCAGAAGGCTATCCTGCTGCAGAAATGAAACACGGTCCAATTGCTTTAATTGACGAGCAAATGCCTGTAATTGTAATAGCTCCTAATAAAGGACATTATGATAAAGTAGTAAGTAATATTCAAGAGATAAAATCAAGAAGTGGAAAAATTATCGCAGTTGTAACAAAAGGAGATGTGCAAGTTAAAGCTTTAGCTGATCACGTAATTGAAATCCCGGAAACTAATGAGGTATTTACACCTTTATTAACTACAATTCCTTTGCAATTATTGTCATATCACATTGCAGTTTTAAGAGGTTGTAATGTTGACCAACCTAGGAATTTAGCAAAATCAGTGACTGTAGAATAA
- the panD gene encoding aspartate 1-decarboxylase: protein MQIQVVKSKIHRVTVTGADLNYIGSITIDEALMEASNIIEGEKVQIVNINNGERLETYAIKGPRNTGEITLNGPAARKVHRGDIVIIISYGIMDFEEAKKFKPTLVFPNEKDNSLT, encoded by the coding sequence ATGCAAATTCAAGTAGTAAAATCGAAAATTCATAGAGTAACCGTAACGGGTGCCGATTTGAATTATATAGGAAGTATCACCATTGATGAAGCTTTAATGGAAGCTTCTAATATTATTGAAGGTGAAAAAGTACAAATCGTTAACATTAACAATGGAGAACGATTAGAAACGTATGCAATCAAAGGTCCAAGAAACACTGGAGAAATTACTTTAAACGGACCAGCAGCTCGTAAAGTTCATAGAGGAGATATTGTTATCATTATTTCTTATGGAATTATGGACTTTGAAGAAGCTAAAAAATTCAAACCTACTTTAGTTTTTCCTAACGAAAAAGATAATTCTTTAACGTAG
- a CDS encoding DUF4270 domain-containing protein: MKKSFLKITSLFVLFVLIVSCDKDFNSLDSDVIGDQNFVLEKYPVESLIAYTKQTGSVQTNNLPLNALGIYNNPRFGLTKAHFVTQVELGNENPSFGYNPVVDSVYLYIPYFVDPDFTTEASGERVYELDSVFGNPITAKFRLNVYENGYYLRDFDPTDNLQSSQKYYSDEKNIIDPFKGTELLNNSVNTAQNSEFFYDKKELYIYKTNGVGLYVDSNDDVLADQNDVTLRVIKERKTPGMWLDLKNSFFQQKILDASSSGNLFNNNVFKNYFRGLLFEVEETTPGQGALAILDFSKAEFKILYKASAEPTAENPNPARTRREFSLKMGYNASTNLRNNSVNFFDYTSSTEYTNGLAASDEVVGSDKLYIKGGNGSLAFIDLFGNGELESLRDNIEANNWLVNDARLTFYIDKDAMLSATDEPERIYVYDATNNVVLIDYTYDTSSGLNPKNNKLIFGGIIEREDLSSGGKGIKYTVRLTEHINRILKKDDNGNYQNNIKIGVSVTESINLVATAKLKTPFTTNGVTINSLPLAAIINPLGTVLYGNIVTDPNPDEQAKKLKLDIYFTKPN; the protein is encoded by the coding sequence ATGAAAAAAAGTTTTTTAAAAATAACCTCTCTATTTGTTTTATTTGTTCTAATTGTTTCATGTGATAAAGATTTTAATTCTTTAGATTCAGATGTTATTGGTGATCAGAATTTTGTTTTAGAAAAATACCCAGTAGAAAGTTTAATTGCTTACACAAAACAAACTGGATCTGTTCAAACAAATAATTTGCCTTTAAATGCACTTGGTATTTATAATAATCCACGATTTGGTCTTACAAAAGCCCATTTTGTAACGCAGGTTGAGTTGGGTAATGAAAACCCTTCTTTCGGATATAATCCAGTAGTTGATTCAGTTTATTTATACATTCCATATTTTGTGGATCCTGATTTTACTACTGAAGCTAGTGGAGAGAGAGTTTATGAATTGGATTCTGTTTTTGGTAATCCTATAACTGCAAAATTCAGATTGAATGTTTATGAGAATGGTTATTATTTGAGAGATTTTGATCCAACAGATAATTTGCAATCTTCTCAAAAATATTATAGCGATGAAAAAAATATTATTGATCCTTTTAAGGGGACAGAGCTTTTAAATAATAGTGTAAATACTGCGCAAAATTCTGAATTTTTTTATGATAAGAAAGAATTGTATATTTACAAAACAAATGGTGTTGGTTTGTATGTAGACAGTAACGATGATGTTTTAGCGGATCAAAATGATGTGACGTTACGAGTGATTAAAGAAAGAAAAACACCTGGAATGTGGTTGGATTTGAAAAACAGTTTCTTTCAACAAAAAATATTAGATGCATCATCATCTGGAAATTTATTTAACAATAATGTTTTTAAAAACTATTTCAGAGGGCTTTTATTTGAAGTAGAAGAAACAACACCAGGTCAGGGAGCTTTAGCTATATTGGATTTTTCAAAAGCGGAATTCAAAATTTTATACAAAGCTTCTGCAGAACCTACTGCCGAAAATCCAAACCCTGCTAGGACAAGAAGAGAGTTTTCTTTAAAAATGGGTTATAATGCATCGACTAATTTAAGGAATAATAGTGTGAACTTTTTTGATTACACTAGTTCAACAGAATACACTAATGGCTTAGCGGCTTCAGACGAAGTTGTAGGGAGTGATAAATTATACATTAAAGGAGGTAATGGTTCGCTAGCTTTTATTGATTTATTTGGAAATGGAGAGCTTGAAAGTTTGCGCGATAATATTGAGGCTAATAACTGGTTGGTTAACGATGCTCGATTAACATTTTACATTGATAAAGACGCAATGCTAAGTGCAACTGATGAGCCAGAGAGGATTTATGTTTATGATGCAACAAACAATGTAGTTTTGATTGATTATACGTATGATACATCAAGTGGATTAAATCCAAAAAATAATAAATTAATTTTTGGAGGAATTATTGAAAGAGAAGATTTGTCAAGTGGAGGTAAGGGTATTAAGTATACTGTAAGACTAACGGAACATATTAATAGAATTCTAAAAAAAGATGATAATGGAAATTATCAAAACAACATTAAAATAGGAGTTTCTGTTACTGAGTCTATTAACTTGGTTGCAACGGCGAAATTAAAAACGCCTTTTACGACAAACGGAGTAACGATTAATAGTTTGCCTTTGGCTGCAATAATTAATCCTTTGGGAACTGTATTATATGGAAATATTGTTACAGATCCTAATCCTGATGAACAAGCAAAAAAACTAAAATTAGACATTTATTTCACTAAACCTAATTAA
- the panC gene encoding pantoate--beta-alanine ligase, whose translation MLVFNKKSDLSAFLSPLINQNKSIGFVPTMGALHKGHLSLLEKSLSENDVTVMSIFVNPTQFNNAEDLDKYPRTLNRDVEIMQELSNNIIVYAPEVDDIYEGNTVSESFDYDGLENQMEGKHRPGHFDGVGTIVKRLFEIIQPNKAYFGEKDFQQLQIVKKMVSKNKIPVAVIGCPIHREESGLAMSSRNERLSYEAKEKAAEIFKILKSAKTFFENNSPEATISFVENEFKKFPEFQLEYFEIAEESSLLPVSKKEADKKYRGFIAIFIENIRLIDNISLN comes from the coding sequence ATGCTCGTTTTTAACAAAAAGTCCGATTTAAGTGCTTTTTTAAGCCCGTTAATCAACCAAAATAAGTCAATTGGTTTTGTTCCTACTATGGGAGCACTACATAAAGGACACCTGTCATTGCTGGAAAAATCGCTTTCTGAAAACGATGTAACCGTAATGAGTATTTTTGTAAATCCAACCCAATTTAATAACGCCGAAGATTTAGATAAATATCCTCGCACATTAAATCGAGATGTTGAAATTATGCAAGAATTGAGCAATAACATCATCGTTTATGCACCAGAAGTTGACGATATCTATGAAGGCAATACAGTTTCTGAATCTTTTGATTATGATGGTTTAGAAAATCAAATGGAAGGCAAACATCGCCCAGGCCATTTTGATGGTGTTGGAACAATTGTAAAACGACTTTTCGAAATTATTCAACCAAACAAAGCGTATTTTGGAGAAAAAGATTTTCAACAATTACAAATTGTAAAAAAAATGGTTTCAAAAAACAAAATCCCTGTTGCTGTTATTGGTTGCCCAATTCACAGAGAAGAAAGCGGATTAGCAATGAGTTCAAGAAACGAACGTCTTTCATACGAAGCAAAAGAAAAAGCAGCCGAAATTTTTAAAATTTTAAAAAGTGCTAAAACTTTTTTTGAAAATAATTCACCCGAAGCTACCATTTCATTTGTTGAAAATGAATTTAAAAAATTCCCTGAATTTCAATTGGAGTATTTCGAAATAGCAGAAGAGTCTTCGCTTTTACCTGTTTCAAAAAAAGAAGCAGATAAAAAATATCGCGGATTTATCGCAATTTTCATCGAGAATATCAGATTAATTGATAATATTTCACTAAATTAA
- the atpD gene encoding F0F1 ATP synthase subunit beta: MSRITGKVAQIIGPVVDVVFDDANNELPKIYDSLEITKKDGTLLVLEVQSHIGENTVRTISMDSTDGLSRGTEVVSTGAPIQMPIGGEVFGRLFNVIGDAIDGLGDLPKAGENGLSIHRSAPKFEDLSTSTEVLFTGIKVIDLIEPYAKGGKIGLFGGAGVGKTVLIQELINNIAKGHGGLSVFAGVGERTREGNDLLREMLESGIIKYGDEFMHSMENGGWDLAKVDKELMKDSKATFVFGQMNEPPGARARVALSGLTIAEYFRDGAGDGQGKDVLFFVDNIFRFTQAGSEVSALLGRMPSAVGYQPTLATEMGAMQERITSTKKGSITSVQAVYVPADDLTDPAPATTFAHLDATTVLSRKIAELGIYPAVDPLDSTSRILTPEILGKEHYECAQRVKEILQKYKQLQDIIAILGMEELSEDDKLAVARARRVQRFLSQPFHVAEQFTGIPGVLVDIKDTIKGFNMIIDGELDHLPEAAFNLKGTIEEAIEAGQKMLAEA, encoded by the coding sequence ATGTCTAGAATCACAGGAAAAGTTGCACAAATTATCGGGCCAGTTGTTGACGTCGTTTTTGATGACGCAAATAACGAATTACCTAAAATTTACGATTCATTAGAAATCACTAAAAAAGATGGTACTTTATTAGTACTTGAAGTTCAATCTCACATTGGTGAAAATACTGTACGTACCATTTCTATGGACTCTACAGATGGATTATCAAGAGGTACAGAAGTTGTATCTACTGGTGCGCCAATTCAAATGCCAATTGGAGGAGAGGTTTTTGGTCGTTTATTTAATGTAATTGGAGATGCAATCGATGGTTTAGGAGATTTACCTAAAGCAGGTGAAAATGGATTATCAATCCATAGATCAGCTCCAAAATTTGAAGACTTATCAACTTCTACTGAAGTTTTATTTACAGGTATTAAAGTAATCGACTTAATTGAGCCTTATGCAAAAGGAGGTAAAATTGGTTTATTCGGTGGTGCTGGAGTAGGTAAAACAGTATTAATTCAGGAGTTGATTAATAATATCGCAAAAGGTCACGGAGGTTTATCAGTATTCGCTGGAGTAGGTGAAAGAACGCGTGAAGGAAATGACCTTTTAAGAGAGATGTTAGAATCTGGAATTATTAAATATGGTGATGAATTCATGCACTCTATGGAAAATGGAGGATGGGATTTAGCTAAAGTTGACAAAGAATTAATGAAAGATTCTAAAGCAACTTTCGTATTCGGTCAGATGAATGAGCCACCTGGAGCACGTGCTCGTGTAGCTTTATCTGGTTTAACAATCGCAGAATATTTCCGTGATGGAGCAGGAGATGGACAAGGAAAAGATGTACTTTTCTTCGTTGATAATATCTTCCGTTTTACACAAGCAGGTTCTGAGGTATCTGCGTTATTAGGACGTATGCCATCAGCGGTAGGTTACCAACCTACATTAGCAACTGAGATGGGTGCTATGCAAGAGCGTATTACTTCAACTAAAAAAGGATCTATTACATCTGTACAAGCGGTTTATGTACCTGCGGATGACTTAACTGACCCGGCTCCTGCAACAACGTTTGCTCACTTAGATGCTACTACAGTATTGTCTCGTAAAATTGCTGAGTTAGGTATTTATCCAGCGGTAGATCCATTAGATTCTACTTCTCGTATCTTAACTCCAGAAATCTTAGGAAAAGAGCACTATGAGTGTGCACAAAGAGTAAAAGAGATTCTTCAAAAATACAAACAATTACAAGATATCATCGCTATCTTAGGTATGGAAGAGTTATCAGAAGATGATAAATTAGCTGTAGCAAGAGCACGTCGTGTACAACGTTTCTTATCTCAGCCATTCCACGTAGCAGAGCAATTTACTGGTATTCCTGGAGTATTAGTAGATATCAAAGATACTATAAAAGGATTTAATATGATTATCGATGGTGAGTTAGATCACTTACCAGAAGCAGCATTTAACCTTAAAGGTACTATCGAAGAAGCTATCGAGGCTGGACAAAAAATGTTAGCAGAAGCATAA
- a CDS encoding F0F1 ATP synthase subunit epsilon has translation MILEIVSPEATLFKGEVISVAVPGINGEFQMLNNHAPIVSLLAKGNVKINAQNFKIEKEFVSKFNKVNEQTYWLPINSGTIEMNENKIIVLAD, from the coding sequence ATGATTTTAGAAATAGTATCACCAGAAGCAACATTATTTAAGGGAGAAGTTATCTCGGTAGCGGTTCCTGGAATTAATGGTGAATTTCAAATGCTAAATAATCACGCGCCAATTGTTTCATTGTTAGCAAAAGGGAATGTGAAAATTAATGCTCAAAACTTTAAAATTGAAAAAGAATTTGTTTCTAAATTCAACAAAGTAAATGAGCAAACCTATTGGTTACCTATTAATTCGGGTACAATAGAAATGAATGAAAACAAAATTATTGTTTTAGCTGACTAA